A part of Drosophila bipectinata strain 14024-0381.07 chromosome 3L, DbipHiC1v2, whole genome shotgun sequence genomic DNA contains:
- the LOC108124666 gene encoding mucin-22: MELLKLVAVLGVLLTPVAVNATCNKCNDGHTCISRTQFQFCDNPSVDQSTVYECPEESPICVDYGAICFPESSGVSAGCGDTSNCGVCSNDETFACTSRTTFALCSGGAVTGNNINCTDDYVCSVSGASTGSPCISRCSATDGDICDVALNSNEDNSTTTTVDPTATTTSDGTTDSTTASDSNSTLTTDSTTEPGTTTTIIPPDFDEQTYCQGLSAVGRYPIPNDTVCTSYVYCVYRSESWSGVVYPCPSAKPYFNANDYNCGTVQPTSAGCLI; the protein is encoded by the exons ATGGAACTGCTAAAACTGGTCGCTGTTTTGGGAGTCTTACTGACTCCGGTGGCTGTCAACGCCACCTGTAATAAGTGCAACGATGGGCACACCTGCATTAGCAGAACGCAGTTCCAATTCTGCGACAATC CATCGGTGGATCAGTCAACAGTTTATGAATGCCCTGAAGAGAGCCCTATTTGTGTGGACTACGGAGCCATATGCTTTCCAGAAAGCTCTGGTGTTTCAGCCGGATGTGGTGATACCTCCAACTGTGGCGTTTGCTCCAATGATGAGACATTTGCCTGCACCTCCCGCACCACCTTTGCCCTGTGCAGTGGTGGCGCTGTTACGGGAAACAATATCAACTGCACCGACGATTATGTTTGCAGTGTTTCAGGTGCCTCAACTGGTAGTCCCTGTATCTCCCGATGCAGTGCCACAGATGGAGATATTTGCGATGTGGCGCTGAACAGCAACGAAGATAATAGCACCACAACCACGGTTGATCCAACAGCTACAACTACTTCGGATGGAACCACTGATAGCACTACTGCTTCTGATTCAAATTCTACTTTGACTACGGATTCAACCACTGAACCAggtaccaccaccaccattaTCCCTCCGGACTTCGATGAGCAAACTTATTGCCAAGGACTTAGTGCAGTGGGTCGTTATCCTATTCCTAATGACACAGTTTGTACAAG CTACGTATACTGTGTCTATAGAAGCGAAAGTTGGTCAGGAGTAGTGTACCCGTGTCCTTCCGCGAAGCCTTATTTCAATGCAAATGACTATAACTGTGGAACTGTCCAGCCAACTTCTGCAGGATGCCTTATTTAG
- the LOC108124672 gene encoding spore coat protein SP96, with amino-acid sequence MSLSQFLFAFFVSWCFLSSTHATCNVCNSVNNLTCYSSTQMQACNASGTSTGSPTDCPSGYVCVSGTGGVLCEPEDSTGGSQADCQECNKCDSSQTFACTGTSTFALCLGTDTVQNSTGTCADGYVCNINDTQICGLSSGGVAPTCSYADDTTTTTSTTAATTTAATPSTSSASSYCAAVQSQGKFAVGNDAYTTCRQYIECSLVSGSWVGQTYTCPGSLYFSSSASLCVGTMPSTCSTSVSSTTTTTAAPTTSNPNAYCQAMQSQGYFPVGTDASTTCHEYIYCFLLNGSWGGQSYTCPGDMYYNSASKLCATDLPSTCSTSVASLTLNGVNLD; translated from the exons ATGTCACTCAGCCAGTTCCTGTTCGCCTTTTTCGTGTCCTGGTGCTTTTTATCCTCGACCCACGCCACCTGCAACGTGTGCAACTCCGTCAACAATCTGACCTGTTACTCCTCTACGCAAATGCAAGCCTGCAATGCGAGTGGCACATCCACCGGGTCGCCCACCGACTGCCCTAGTGGCTATGTTTGTGTGAGCGGTACGGGTGGGGTGCTCTGCGAACCGGAGGACTCCACCGGAGGCAGCCAGGCTGATTGCCAGGAATGCAACAAGTGCGACTCCAGTCAGACATTCGCTTGCACCGGAACCAGCACCTTTGCCCTATGCCTGGGAACGGATACGGTCCAGAATTCGACGGGAACCTGTGCCGATGGCTATGTTTGCAACATCAACGATACCCAGATATGCGGCCTGTCATCGGGCGGG GTAGCCCCCACATGTTCGTATGCGGATGATACCACCACAACCAcctccaccaccgccgccacaACCACTGCGGCCACACCCTCGACGAGCTCAGCCTCCAGTTATTGTGCGGCGGTGCAATCGCAGGGAAAATTTGCGGTAGGCAATGATGCGTATACGACCTGTCGCCAGTACATCGAATGCAGCTTGGTCAGCGGCAGCTGGGTCGGACAGACATACACCTGTCCGGGATCCTTGTACTTCAGTAGCTCAGCCAGCTTGTGTGTGGGCACGATGCCCTCCACCTGCTCCACCAGCGTGAGCTCCACCACAACCACCACTGCCGCACCGACCACCAGTAATCCGAATGCATACTGCCAAGCGATGCAGTCGCAAGGATACTTCCCAGTGGGCACGGATGCCAGCACCACCTGTCACGAGTACATCTACTGCTTTTTGCTCAATGGCAGCTGGGGCGGCCAGTCGTACACCTGTCCAGGTGACATGTACTACAACAGTGCCAGCAAGCTCTGTGCCACGGATTTGCCCTCGACCTGCTCCACTTCGGTGGCAAGCCTGACGCTAAATGGAGTTAATTTGGATTAA
- the LOC108134178 gene encoding uncharacterized protein, with protein sequence MLRLLIFLAFAILGCQAACNVCSATTGHSCISATEFQFCSSSSVAIGTTYTCPTGYYCTDSAILCSSDSSLVSCSGCNKCSTDNRFACTSRNTFALCLGSATPSTSLGGTCGPNYVCNVNEANICVNPTQYPTTCWSSGTGNCGSTTITDANEYCRGVGTIGRYPYGGVTSTTCKQYVYCYVVSGVFYGNVYSCPGATYFDSTTQQCTTATQARCSDSVQCLTLNNRVLP encoded by the exons ATGCTTCGCCTACTGATCTTCTTGGCTTTTGCCATTCTTGGATGCCAGGCTGCTTGCAACGTGTGCTCAGCCACCACAGGACACTCCTGTATCTCGGCGACGGAGTTCCAGTTCTGCTCTTCGAGTTCAGTGGCCATTGGGACCACCTATACTTGCCCCACCGGATATTATTGCACCGATTCCGCCATTCTCTGCAGTTCGGATTCCAGTCTAGTCTCCTGTTCGGGATGCAATAAATGCAGTACGGATAATCGCTTCGCCTGTACTAGCCGGAATACATTCGCTCTGTGTTTGGGAAGCGCTACTCCAAGTACTTCCCTAGGGGGCACATGCGGACCCAACTACGTTTGCAATGTGAACGAGGCCAACATATGTGTGAACCCCACTCAATACCCAACCACTTGTTGGAGCTCCGGTACTGGAAACTGTGGATCTACCACCATTACGGATGCCAACGAGTATTGTCGAGGGGTTGGAACCATCGGAAGATATCCTTACGGGGGTGTTACTTCCACCACATGCAAACA ATACGTTTATTGCTATGTCGTGAGTGGCGTATTTTATGGGAATGTGTACAGCTGCCCCGGAGCCACTTACTTCGACAGCACCACCCAACAATGCACCACCGCAACTCAGGCCAGGTGCTCGGACTCTGTGCAATGCTTAACTCTTAATAATCGCGTATTGCCTTAg
- the Acbp5 gene encoding acyl-CoA-binding protein: MADFNAILEKTKAFSKKPPTEVYLEFYGLYKQIHEGDINIEKPADAEGAAKYDAWLGRKGLSVDAAKAAYIALYEKYNPIYG, encoded by the exons ATGGCCGAT TTCAACGCTATCCTGGAGAAGACCAAGGCTTTCAGCAAGAAGCCTCCCACCGAGGTGTACCTGGAGTTCTACGGTCTCTACAAGCAGATCCACGAGGGCGACATCAACATCGAGAAGCCCGCCGATGCCGAGGGTGCTGCCAAGTACGATGCCTGGCTGGGCAGGAAGGGACTGTCCGTCGATGCTGCCAAGGCCGCCTACATTGCCCTGTACGAGAAATACAACCCCATCTATGGTTAA
- the LOC108134177 gene encoding uncharacterized protein, with product MLRFLILLGIVVILGMFILDTEADCNVCSSATNVACVSDTEFQFCSTAELPTGSVYACPTGYYCTANAAVCDTNSAFKSCAGCGTCNADSTFACLSASTFALCLGTTTPSSIGGSCGSSYVCDWNNPNICGTPASGSQATCPSGTVTPGVDPTTVTPTEYCQIVQQRGRYPYGTNLNTTCRQYIYCHLTNSTWIGGLYDCPGLTYFNSTSGYCGTGVPPRCTSGVATLSLTIN from the exons ATGCTGCGTTTTCTGATCTTACTGGGAATTGTGGTGATTCTTGGAATGTTTATCCTCGACACTGAAGCGGATTGCAATGTCTGTTCGTCGGCTACCAATGTGGCCTGTGTCTCGGATACTGAGTTCCAATTCTGTTCTACCGCGGAGCTGCCCACTGGAAGTGTTTACGCCTGTCCCACGGGCTATTATTGCACTGCGAACGCGGCAGTTTGTGACACGAATTCCGCCTTCAAATCCTGTGCAGGATGCGGCACCTGCAATGCCGACAGCACCTTTGCCTGCCTGAGTGCCTCCACGTTCGCCTTGTGCCTGGGAACCACAACCCCGTCGTCGATAGGTGGCAGTTGTGGAAGTAGCTACGTTTGTGACTGGAACAATCCCAATATTTGTGGCACACCTGCCTCAGGATCACAGGCCACGTGCCCTAGCGGTACTGTGACTCCCGGAGTGGATCCCACTACGGTGACACCAACTGAGTATTGCCAAATCGTCCAACAGAGGGGTAGATATCCCTATGGAACCAATTTGAACACCACCTGTCGGCA gtATATCTACTGTCATCTTACAAACTCTACCTGGATAGGCGGTCTTTATGATTGTCCTGGTCTGACTTACTTTAATAGCACCTCCGGGTATTGTGGAACTGGGGTTCCTCCCAGATGCACCTCTGGAGTGGCTACTTTGAGTCTCacgataaattaa
- the LOC108124677 gene encoding uncharacterized protein, with product MQNVQILRNLCLFAAICSMAGLVLGACNSCQSNGVKCLNETYFEYCSDNVETGQVQACPDEQVCTEYEAFCMPSGATPACPDSEADGSCESCDGTNLFVCTSRTTFQMCSGTNLTGTPSSCKANTVCSIRSGKFCVDSCEVTGNLECDKTA from the exons ATGCAGAACGTTCAGATCCTGAGAAATTTG TGCCTTTTTGCGGCCATTTGCTCGATGGCTGGTTTGGTTCTGGGCGCTTGTAATAGTTGTCAGTCCAATGGTGTTAAATGCCTGAACGAAACATACTTTGAGTATTGCTCCGACAACGTGGAAACTGGCCAGGTCCAAGCCTGCCCCGATGAGCAGGTGTGCACGGAGTACGAAGCTTTTTGCATGCCCAGTGGAGCTACCCCGGCCTGCCCTGACTCCGAAGCTGACGGATCCTGCGAGTCCTGTGACGGCACCAACCTTTTTGTTTGCACCAGCCGCACCACCTTCCAGATGTGCAGTGGCACCAATCTGACCGGAACTCCATCCAGCTGCAAGGCCAACACAGTCTGCTCCATCCGCTCTGGGAAGTTCTGTGTGGATAGCTGTGAGGTTACAGGAAATCTGGAATGCGATAAAACTgcctaa
- the LOC108124711 gene encoding uncharacterized protein, with protein sequence MKLKIIVFCCFFILASCKVQKQAATNSWRDLIFGGKWLSPAPRLRESKFLPIFALVPIGPGSCSAPSGEQGNCIPSKDCVLRNGIPAGPCGGGYGVCCIFLQTCGGVIRENSTYFVNPNHPDVYDGTGSCQVTIQKLHPDICQLRLDLDMFSIAPPEAANHLCNQDQLLISGGSPTPTICGSSTGDHMYIDAGLGQSNPIVLSVITSGTFPRLWRIRVTQIHCGSISRADQGCLQYYTAISGRVRSFNYNTMAGRQLSNQDYSICIRNERNFCGIQYNACPDLENNRSRSFTLTGNSNNPVPTMVGGGGATLPTASGCVSDWLLIGCIRSADRIPPLPGCEDRVCGGTFSAEAGMLARTVQSSVRPFRLYFHTDGVEAPNDIDNRGFCLDYVQQPCTSGF encoded by the exons ATGAAACTAAAGATCATAGTGTTCTGTTGCTTTTTTATCCTGGCCAGTTGCAAGGTGCAGAAGCAAGCAGCCACCAATAGTTGGAGGGATCTGATCTTCGGTGGAAAGTGGCTGAGTCCCGCTCCACGTTTACGCGAATCAAAgt TTTTGCCTATTTTTGCACTAGTGCCCATTGGTCCGGGCAGTTGTTCAGCGCCATCGGGAGAGCAAGGCAACTGCATACCTAGCAAGGATTGTGTGTTGAGAAATGGGATTCCTGCAGGTCCCTGTGGAGGTGGCTATGGCGTTTGCTGCATCT ttCTACAGACTTGTGGCGGTGTGATAAGAGAGAATTCGACCTATTTCGTGAATCCCAATCATCCTGATGTCTACGATGGTACTGGAAGCTGCCAGGTTACGATTCAAAAGCTGCATCCAGACATCTGTCAGTTGCGTTTGGACCTAGACATGTTTTCCATAGCCCCACCGGAGGCGGCCAATCATTTGTGTAACCAGGATCAGTTGCTCATTTCGGGCGGTAGTCCAACACCCACTATTTGTGGCAGTTCTACTGGAGATCACA TGTACATTGATGCGGGTCTGGGGCAAAGTAATCCCATTGTCTTGTCGGTGATTACCAGTGGTACCTTTCCGCGGCTATGGCGTATCCGTGTCACCCAAATCCACTGCGGAAGCATCAGCCGGGCGGACCAGGGATGCCTCCAGTATTACACCGCGATCAGTGGGCGGGTGCGCAGCTTTAACTACAACACGATGGCTGGCCGGCAGTTGTCCAACCAGGACTACAGCATATGCATCCGAAATGAGAGAAACTTCTGCGGCATTCAATACAATGCCTGTCCGGACCTGGAAAACAACAGATCGCGGTCCTTTACACTGACTGGAAACTCCAACAACCCTGTGCCCACGATGGTGGGCGGTGGGGGAGCGACTCTGCCCACTGCCAGTGGGTGTGTAAGTGATTGGCTTTTGATAGGATGCATCCGTTCGGCGGATAGGATTCCACCTCTGCCAGGATGCGAAGATCGAGTTTGTGGCGGAACTTTCAGCGCAGAGGCTGGGATGTTGGCGAGAACGGTACAGT CAAGCGTTCGTCCTTTCCGGCTTTATTTCCACACAGATGGCGTCGAAGCTCCTAACGACATCGACAATCGGGGATTTTGTCTGGATTATGTGCAGCAGCCCTGCACAAGCGGCTTTTAG
- the LOC108124673 gene encoding uncharacterized protein — translation MSQRIANLLKGFTVVAVAFLVAQSWSECNVCQSNQVACVNSSSFHLCFGDGTPHTDQLYHCLDGFDCTNLSAICVQKSSQRPPSCGDTSKCGQCSASVNYLFACQSRGIFQMCYGATRPMGKFGYCPTGTVCDATSNAICVAEVANQNVTCDLNDDLVDTTTSAPTTTESTTNSTSTDSTTEPSTTEPSTTEPTTTEQSTTEISLTPTQICALYNATGLFPMIPSDAYCQRYVSCYLKNNVVIKAAEYNCPSDSYFVSLTQSCVYIKPGYCL, via the exons ATGTCTCAAAGGATtgccaatttattaaaaggatTTACGGTg GTGGCTGTCGCTTTCTTGGTGGCTCAATCGTGGTCGGAGTGTAATGTTTGCCAGTCTAATCAAGTGGCCTGCGTAAACTCTAGTTCGTTTCACTTGTGTTTTGGTG ATGGTACTCCTCATACGGATCAATTATACCACTGCCTGGATGGCTTCGATTGTACCAACCTCTCGGCCATTTGTGTGCAAAAAAGCAGTCAACGTCCTCCAAGTTGTGGTGACACCTCTAAGTGTGGCCAGTGCAGTGCCAGTGTGAACTATCTATTTGCCTGCCAGAGTCGGGGCATCTTCCAGATGTGCTATGGAGCCACCAGACCCATGGGAAAGTTCGGCTACTGCCCCACGGGCACCGTTTGCGACGCCACTAGCAATGCGATCTGTGTCGCTGAGGTCGCGAACCAAAATGTCACCTGCGACCTCAATGATGACCTGGTGGACACTACAACATCAGCTCCAACAACCACAGAATCCACCACTAATTCAACTAGTACTGACAGCACCACTGAGCCTAGCACCACGGAACCCAGCACCACAGAACCCACCACTACGGAACAAAGCACAACTGAGATATCCTTGACACCCACCCAAATTTGTGCTCTTTACAACGCAACTGGGCTCTTTCCCATGATACCCTCGGATGCCTACTGCCAACG CTACGTTAGTTgctacttaaaaaataatgttgTTATCAAGGCGGCGGAATATAATTGCCCTTCTGATTCCTATTTCGTATCGCTGACTCAGAGTTGTGTCTACATTAAACCTGGTTACTGTCTTTAA